A single genomic interval of Sebastes umbrosus isolate fSebUmb1 chromosome 11, fSebUmb1.pri, whole genome shotgun sequence harbors:
- the irgq2 gene encoding immunity-related GTPase family, q2, protein MADVFKSLNLLETLKESMEHNKLSDVKDAVEDLLISRINLAVIGDRGDEKATFINSLRGLSSGDDGAAPSPSTVAPEEVAGYPDPKHPDFRLWDLPPVPSTSPFEPEGYMDRVKFSRYNAVFMTFTQTPQPNSVVVFLEARSLQRQTVYFILLASAKGTEKSLEEKRKASLEVLTSQGVALPKVYLVRPSTLEKFDFPGLLEDMGRDLPEIRAHALLLALPTLTSTLVTQKKEAFKALVWAAASLSGGVSAIPVPLVASMVDSSVAVRILTKAHLSLCLDDESVERLARQRGMEPARLKGLRTCVLSVEVTKGEVKKRLAAAEKDLATVSSKLVEMAMPRHARSASRSFAAMLQALNCAIDEMAADAEKIAAAALGEEK, encoded by the coding sequence ATGGCTGATGTTTTCAAAAGCCTGAACCTCCTTGAGACCCTCAAAGAGTCCATGGAGCACAATAAGTTATCAGATGTCAAGGATGCAGTGGAAGATCTCCTGATCAGCAGGATCAATTTAGCGGTGATAGGGGACCGTGGGGATGAAAAAGCCACCTTCATAAACTCCCTTCGTGGCCTCAGTTCTGGGGACGATGGAGCCGCTCCGTCTCCGTCCACCGTTGCCCCGGAGGAAGTGGCGGGCTACCCAGACCCTAAACACCCCGACTTTCGCCTGTGGGATCTGCCACCTGTCCCGTCCACCTCTCCATTTGAACCCGAGGGATACATGGATAGAGTTAAGTTTTCCCGCTACAATGCTGTCTTCATGACATTCACACAGACGCCCCAACCAAACAGTGTGGTGGTGTTCCTTGAGGCCCGGTCACTGCAGCGACAAACCGTGTACTTCATTCTCTTGGCTTCAGCAAAAGGCACAGAAAAAAGCctggaagaaaagaggaaagccAGTTTGGAAGTGCTGACATCACAGGGCGTGGCGCTGCCTAAAGTCTACCTGGTGAGACCCTCCACCCTGGAGAAGTTTGACTTCCCTGGCCTACTGGAGGACATGGGAAGAGATCTTCCAGAGATCCGAGCCCATGCCCTTCTCTTGGCTCTCCCGACGCTTACCTCCACCCTGGTCACTCAGAAAAAGGAGGCATTCAAAGCGCTAGTATGGGCCGCCGCATCGCTATCTGGCGGGGTGTCGGCTATTCCTGTTCCCCTCGTGGCCTCCATGGTGGACTCAAGTGTAGCAGTGCGGATTCTAACCAAAGCACATTTATCTCTGTGCCTGGACGATGAATCGGTCGAGCGACTGGCCCGACAGCGAGGCATGGAACCCGCAAGACTTAAAGGGCTGCGGACTTGCGTTCTGTCAGTGGAGGTCACCAAAGGTGAAGTGAAAAAGCGTCTGGCGGCGGCAGAAAAGGACTTGGCCACAGTTTCGTCAAAGCTGGTGGAGATGGCGATGCCCAGACACGCCCGTTCGGCCAGCCGCTCCTTCGCCGCCATGCTACAAGCCTTAAACTGCGCCATTGACGAAATGGCGGCTGATGCTGAGAAGATAGCGGCTGCTGCTCTTGGGGaggaaaagtga
- the LOC119497774 gene encoding sialic acid-binding Ig-like lectin 5: MLVLLWATLLFAGRSNNVNANVILHWNNTNPNAQSGSRERLSMLDLSQQNCSIIINDLSKSDNGSYQVRLNGIVNGSREGFTFPTTTITVEDLIQKPTVMIPPLTEGQQTTLTCTAPGLCSGSEPNITWTWRGAGEKASHITGNITAFKTENLTAVTQRHSSTLMFNPSFTQHHGSEVTCKVTFTNNITTEETVTLNVTYLKHVQISVKTDVEEDEALNLTCSIESFPPSLITWNKNLNSDTVPATLIIPNAAVGYSGQYICTAIYLDKTLTAMNVMKHRIVHPKILNSSGCIKQSEVLTCVCISEGYPLPTIKWPLLKNHAEYSVITTTVSHHIVNSTATLTVTNSNTSVECVSSNGNGKAKRNLTVNKVEPEEEDGLHMKLLGIVTRLEIIITFCIGVLLSAIICCLVRKCHRKKERIYGNLAETLEMVTSHEDALRDADQAVEDYQSIDQVVAEAGGAVAAGKSDMPEYSKINFSLIKRRSPAEAGMTPESTETEYAEIKELKKIEEEADERQDGEDEEEMIEEDEEKKIEEKEGEDVALYSTVKDIMS; the protein is encoded by the exons ATGCTTGTTCTCCTCTGGGCGACTCTGCTCTTTGCTGGGAGAAGCAACAATGTCAACGCAA ATGTAATACTCCACTGGAACAACACCAACCCAAATGCTCAGTCTGGGTCTAGAGAACGGCTGTCAATGTTGGATCTGAGTCAGCAGAactgcagcatcatcatcaaTGACCTCTCCAAGTCAGACAATGGATCATATCAAGTCCGACTTAATGGCATCGTGAATGGATCAAGAGAAGGATTCACATTTCCTACAACAACTATCACTGTAGAAG ATCTGATCCAGAAGCCCACAGTGATGATTCCTCCTCTGACAGAGGGACAGCAGACCACACTGACCTGCACTGCTCCTGGTCTCTGCTCTGGATCTGAACCTAACATCACCTGGACgtggagaggagcaggagagaaGGCCTCTCACATCACAGGAAACATCACAGCTTTCAAGACCGAGAACCTGACTGCtgtcacacagagacacagctCAACTTTGATGTTTAACCCTTCATTCACCCAACACCACGGCAGTGAGGTCACCTGTAAGGTCACCTTCACCAATAACATCACTACAGAGGAGACAGTGACTCTGAATGTGACCT ATTTGAAGCATGTTCAAATTAGTGTGAAAACAGATGTGGAGGAGGATGAGGCTCTGAATCTGACCTGCAGCATTGAAAGTTTCCCTCCATCACTCATCACATGGAATAAAAACCTGAACAGTGACACTGTACCGGCCACACTTATCATCCCTAACGCAGCAGTAGGATATTCTGGACAATACATCTGCACAGCAATATATCTGGACAAAACCCTGACAGCGATGA ATGTGATGAAACATAGAATAGTTCATCCAAAGATCCTAAACAGCTCTGGATGCATAAAACAGTCGGAGGTCCTGACCTGTGTGTGCATCAGCGAGGGGTATCCTTTACCCACCATCAAATGGCCACTGTTGAAGAACCACGCTGAGTACTCTGTCATCACCACTACTGTGTCCCACCACATAGTCAACAGCACCGCCACCCTAACTGTAACGAACAGCAACACTTCTGTCGAGTGTGTCAGCAGCAATGGAAATGGGAAAGCAAAAAGAAACCTCACCGTAAACAAAGTAgaaccagaagaagaagacg GTCTACACATGAAATTGTTAGGAATTGTTACACGGCTGGAAATTATCATAACGTTTTGCATTGGCGTTCTTCTTTCTGCAATCATTTGCTGTTTGGTGAGAAAATGCCACAG aaaaaaagagaggatcTATGGAAATCTGGCTGAGACTCTGGAGATGGTGACAAGTCACGAGGATGCACtg AGAGATGCTGACCAAGCAGTGGAAGATTATCAGTCCATCGACCAAGTCGTAGCTGAAGCGGGTGGAGCTGTGGCGGCGGGGAAATCAGACATGCCAGAGTACTCCAAGATTAATTTCTCCCTGATTAAGAGAAGGAGTCCAGCAGAGGCAGGGATGACACCAGAGTCCACAGAAACAGAGTACGCTGAAATTAAAGAATTAAAGAAAATTGAAGAAGAAGCAGACGAGAGACAGGACGGAGAGGACGAAGAGGAAATGATtgaggaagacgaggagaaaaaaatagaagagaAGGAAGGTGAGGATGTGGCGCTGTATTCCACTGTGAAGGATATAATGAGTTAG